From a single Lolium rigidum isolate FL_2022 chromosome 7, APGP_CSIRO_Lrig_0.1, whole genome shotgun sequence genomic region:
- the LOC124676085 gene encoding protein DETOXIFICATION 49-like yields MTTTATSCSGATADDSSHGCCLIVAPLLDKAAGEVVIPVAADEAAPVLTCKPPGRLAKAVKEAWSVSLGIAMPMMPPLSATAAQDEARSILALAFPMILTGLLLYLRSMISMLFLGRLGGLALAGGSLAIGFANITGYSVLSGLAMGMEPICGQAFGAGNHSLIGLTVQRTVLLLIAAAVPIGGLWMHMRPLLLLCGQDAAIAAVAETYILASLPDLLLQAFLHPVRIYLRMQSVNLPLTVCAALAIAIHLPINYVLVTVLGLGIKGVAMASVLANLNLLLLLLGYIFFTGIHRRTGGFALSAESFCGWGELVTLAVPSCVSVCLEWWWYEIMILLCGLLLNPQATVASMGILIQTTSLIYIFPSSLSFGVSTRVSNELGAGRPDEASRAATSGIMLGFAFGAFASIFAFLVRDVWASMFTADPAIVALTASVLPILGLCELGNCPQTTGCGVLRGSARPKDAASINLRSFYLVGTPVALVLAFWFHYDFTGLWFGLLAAQATCMVRMLLVIGRTDWAAEAKRSKQLTGSPAAAADDEPKVGGGADEKSRLLLDAAEDRC; encoded by the coding sequence ATGACGACGACCGCCACGTCCTGCTCAGGCGCCACGGCAGATGACTCGTCGCATGGCTGCTGCCTCATCGTCGCCCCCTTGCTCGACAAAGCGGCCGGGGAGGTCGTCATCCCGGTGGCCGCGGACGAGGCGGCGCCGGTGCTCACGTGCAAGCCGCCGGGCCGGCTCGCCAAGGCGGTGAAGGAAGCCTGGTCCGTGTCCCTGGGCATCGCGATGCCCATGATGCCGCCGCTGTCCGCCACCGCGGCGCAGGACGAGGCGCGCTCCATCCTCGCCCTCGCATTCCCGATGATCCTCACGGGGCTCCTCCTCTACCTCCGCTCCATGATCTCCATGCTCTTCCTCGGCCGCCTCGGCGGGCTGGCCCTCGCCGGCGGCTCCCTCGCCATCGGCTTCGCCAACATCACGGGCTACTCGGTGCTCTCCGGCCTCGCCATGGGCATGGAGCCCATCTGCGGCCAGGCGTTCGGGGCCGGCAACCACTCGCTCATCGGCCTCACCGTGCAGCGGACGGTGCTGCTCCTCATCGCCGCCGCGGTGCCCATCGGCGGGCTGTGGATGCACAtgcgccccctcctcctcctctgcggccaggacgccgccatcgccgcggTGGCCGAGACGTACATTCTCGCGTCCCTgcccgacctcctcctccaggCATTCCTCCACCCGGTGCGGATATACCTCAGGATGCAGTCCGTGAACCTGCCGCTCACCGTCTGCGCCGCGCTGGCCATCGCCATCCACCTCCCCATCAACTACGTGCTCGTCACCGTCCTCGGGCTGGGAATCAAGGGCGTGGCAATGGCGTCCGTGCTGGCCAACCTGaacctgctcctcctgctgctcgGCTACATCTTCTTCACTGGCATCCACAGGCGCACGGGCGGCTTCGCGCTCTCCGCCGAGAGCTTCTGCGGCTGGGGCGAGCTGGTGACCCTAGCGGTACCCAGCTGCGTGAGCGTGTGCCTCGAGTGGTGGTGGTACGAGATCATGATCCTGCTCTGCGGGCTGCTGCTCAACCCGCAGGCCACCGTGGCGTCCATGGGCATCCTCATCCAGACCACCTCGCTCATCTACATCTTCCCCTCCTCCCTCAGCTTCGGCGTCTCCACCCGCGTCAGCAACGAGCTGGGCGCGGGGCGGCCGGACGAGgccagccgcgccgccacgtCGGGGATCATGCTCGGCTTCGCGTTCGGGGCCTTCGCCTCCATCTTCGCGTTCCTGGTGCGGGACGTGTGGGCCAGCATGTTCACGGCGGACCCGGCGATCGTCGCGCTCACGGCGTCGGTGCTGCCGATCCTGGGCCTCTGCGAGCTGGGCAACTGCCCGCAGACCACCGGGTGCGGCGTGCTGCGCGGCAGCGCGCGGCCCAAGGACGCCGCCAGCATCAACCTCCGGTCCTTCTACCTGGTGGGCACGCCCGTGGCGCTCGTGCTGGCATTCTGGTTCCACTACGACTTCACGGGACTCTGGTTCGGCCTCCTGGCGGCGCAGGCCACCTGCATGGTGCGCATGCTGCTGGTCATCGGCCGCACCGACTGGGCCGCCGAGGCCAAGCGGTCGAAGCAGCTCACCgggtcgccggcggcggcagccgacgacgagccgaAAGTCGGCGGCGGCGCAGACGAGAAGTCGCGCCTGCTTCTCGACGCAGCAGAAGATCGGTGCTGA